From the genome of Bacteroidales bacterium:
AACTGACAAATGCGGCAAATGCAATGAAATCTTTTGTCGGTTCAAGTTTTCTTTTATAAACATCTATAGTATAACTAAGGGTTTGAAATGTATAAAAACTAATTCCGACAGGTAGTATAATATTCAATCCTTGCGGATTAACAGGATGCCCAAAGAAACTAAATGCTGTTACAAAATTTTCTAAGAAGAAATTATAATATTTGAAAAATCCAAGAAACCCGAGATTAGCTAATAAACTTATCCAAAGTAATATTTTTCTTTTTGGTTGGTTATTTTCTTTCGATAGTTTAAGTCCAATTGTGTAATCAATCAATGTGCTGAATAATATTAATGATAAGAATCTCCAATCCCACCAACCATAAAAAATGTAACTTGCAACAACTATGAGAAAGTTTTGAAATTTTAAGTTTTTATTAGTTATAAACCAGTACAGAAAAAATACAATCGGTAAAAATATTGCAAAATCTATTGAGTTAAAAAGCATTGACTGTTATATTCTTTTATTGTTAGCTAATTTTGTTTTCTTGTACGAAGTATAGTGACAGTATAAAATTTTGTCCAAATTTAATTAATAATTTTAACTTAGACTGTTGTCTTAATTTTTTTCGGGAATTACATTAGTTATATCTGATTTATTTAAGTACCTTTGTAGTGGATTAAAAATCTTTTGATTTCAATCATGTACTATCATTTTTGTTGATGTGCTTTTTTAAGCAATCTTTCATCACATTTGCAGACTTCATACTTATAGTTGAGTTATCAGTAACCAGTCCCGTCAAAGTACTAACTTTTAGTGCACCTAAGTGCTTATAGTCGAGCGTTTTCGTTTTTTTTTTTTGATGACACCAATTGAATAAAGTATGAATATTAATTCAGACAATTATTATGGTAACAATCGTATTTCTACAGCATTACTTCTTGCGGCAGGTACAGGCAGTCGTCTTTTCCCTTTAACAAAAAATTCTCCCAAATGCCTAACCCTTGTAAATGAAAAGTCAATTCTTGAGCGACTTATCAGTAACTTGAAAAAACAAGGATTTAAACGTCTTGTAGTTGTTACCGGCTATAAAAGTAAATGTATTACGGATATTTTGGGTAATCATTCAGGTGGCTTAAGTATTGAGTACATTCATAGTCCCTTATACCGCACAACTAACAATATATATTCGCTTTGGATGGCACGCAATATTATTAATGAGCCTTTTGTACTGCTTGAAAGTGATTTGGTTTTAAATACCTCCCTGCTTGATGAAATGGTTTTGCCCGGTAAAATAGCCGTAGCAAAAATGCAACCTTGGTTAGACGGAACCACGGTTTCTCTTAATAAACAAAATCAGGTAACTAAGTTCCATAAAGGCACAACAGATACATATACTGATATTCGTTATAAAACAGTTAATATTTACAGCTTCTCGCTTTCATCGTGGCGGGCAATTGTTATGAAGCTAAACCAATATATTTCTGAGGGTAGTGTTAATTGTTACTACGAAACCGTTTTTACTGAAATGGTTGCCGATAAAAGCCTGTTGTTTGAATCGGTTTTGTTCGACCAAAAACCGTGGTACGAGATTGATACTATAAATGATTTAGCTGAAGCAGAAAAACTTTTTCCGGTAGAATTAAAAACACGGGTTAAGTTAGAAAAGACTTATGCATAGTGTTTCAAATTAATATATTATGGGAAATACCTATAAAACACAGGCGGAGAAATACGAATACATATCAAAACAACACGGTGGCTATTATCGGCATAATTTTACCGACCATGCCTATTTATACAATCTCTATTTCCCGCCTAAAGCGGTATTTGCCCACCTTAAAGACAACATTCAGAACTTAGTGTTGAATTACCCCATGGCACAAGATGCACTTGCCGAACTAATTGGTGAAATAATACAGCAGCCCACTGAAAGAATTGTTGTTGGAAATGGTGCTGCTGAAATTATAAAAATATTATCCGGTCATTTAGCAAAAAAAATAATAGTTCCGGTACCTTCATTTAATGAATATGCAAATGTGGCACCTAAAGGGTGTGTAGTCGAATTTCCGCTTGAGTTTCCATCCTTTCAGCTGGATGTAGATAAGTTTGCTGCGGAAGCTATTAAAGCTAAAGCTGACATGGCTGTTGTGGTAACACCCAATAACCCTACATCGATGTTAGTGCCGAAAGCCGATTTAATTCGACTTGCAAAGAAACTGGAAATGCATAATTGCATGCTGATTATTGATGAATCTTTTCTTGATTTTACTGACAACAAAGAACAGATAAGTCTGGAACAAGATATTGATAAATACGCCAATATGGCTATTCTTAAAAGCATGAGTAAAGCTTATGGAATTTGCGGACTAAGGATTGGATATTTGTTAACGGCTAACCTGGAATTTGCAACTGCAGTTCGAAATGGCATTCATATTTGGAATATCAATGGATTTGCCGAAGAGTTTCTGCGTATTTTGCCACGTTATAAACATGAATTTGAAGCCAGTTGCGAACGGGTTAAATCAGACCGAGATATTTTTTATAAAAAGCTGTCGGATATTGAAGGGATGACCGTTTTTAAACCCGATGCAAACTATATTTTTTGTCGTTTGCCCGATACTGCTTTAAGTGGACCGGAAGTAACAAAACGCCTTTTTATTGAATACAATATTTATATAAAAGATAGTGCTGGAAAAACTCAACCTGATGCAACCCGATATATTCGAATCGCAAGTCGCACCAATGAGGAAAACAGTAAGCTTATTGAAGCATTGAAAAATGTAATGTATTTAAAGACCGAATAAGATGAATGACAAACAGCAGCCGGGCATGCTTACTTTTGCCAAAGATTTACCTAATATTTGTTCTTTACTTGGATTATTGAGTGCTGTATTAGGAATATTTTTTGCAATAAAAGGAAATTTTCCGGCAGCAATAATTGGAGTACTTTGGGCAGTCCTGTTCGATTGGTACGACGGAATTATTGCCCGAAAATTGAAAGGCAGGACAAAAATACAAGGTGTTTTTGGAGCTCAACTTGATTCAATGATTGATATTGTGAGTTTTGGAGTTTTACCTGCAATAATACTTTTAAGTTACGGAAATTACAGTATATGGTTTATGCCCGGAGCTTTTGTAATTATTGCTACAAGCACTATACGTTTGAGTTACTTTAATATTTATGGTCTTATCGACAGTAAAACATATAAAGGACTGGCACTTGATAATAATGTGCTTATTCTTGCTTTCCTGTTTCTATTTGAAAGTTTATTCGAGCATTCTACTTTCTCAGTAGTTATTTATATCCTTTTAATGATTCTGTCAGCATTAAACTTAACTTCAATTCCAACTCCAAAATTTGGCGGAAAATGGATTTATGTGCTGGTTTTTTATGTAATTACACTGACATTTGTTTTTGGTTGGATTCTGTATAATAAAGTGTCTTATACTGAAATAGGTTGACTCTTTTTTAAGTTTATTTGTTAATAATTCTCCCCGAAAAGTTATTTCCGAATTGATTTTTTTAATTTTTAATTATTTGAAAAACGATTCATAAAAACTTTTCTCTTTTCATCTTTCAAGTTTGCAAGATACTATTTTTTTGTATTTAGTTTCTTCTTTTTGTAAGATTTGTATTTAACGTTCGGATTTATGTGAATATCAGCAGGTTTTCCCATATTCAAGCTTAAATGCTAAGTCTGCTTCTGTATCTGTTAATCCTGCTGTTGCATCTAATAGTAATTTTTGCAAGTCTTCATTTATGGCATTCCCTTTTCCCAAAACAACTCTTAAACGCTTTTCTAAATCTGATTTATCTGGCAAAGGCATATTAATTACCGTAACATATTTTTCAAGTTCTACGGGAAGTTTAAAAAATGGTGGAAGCAATAAAATATGTTTGTTTAATACTTTAAAATACTGAGTTGATTTACGAAGTTGAACAACAAACTTTTCATCACTAAATTGTTTGTGAGCATCTTCAATAATAAATATTTCTTTATTGTCTCGCTGGGCGTATTCTATGACTTCGACCTAAAAATACAATAGTTTTCAACTATTAAAAGTACATTAGTATTTTCTGTTTAAGTCCGTGATATTTTACAAGATATTTCGTATATTTACGACCCCCACGGCAACACAACAAAAATGCCACACCTCCAAGAACTAAAATACGACTACGCCGACCAAGTAAACGAAGTTACATTAGATGCAGGTCCAACGTAGGACAACATAACAACAAAGCCGTTCGGAATAGCGTCTTCATAACTTCGGTAATAAACACAGCAGCTTGCATATTTACACGAAGAATTTATAGAGATATTATTATTGACAGTCAATATTAAAAGTATCATAAAATATTGTTTTTGACATCTTAATTAAAGCTTATCGGTAATAATTATTAAAACTTTGTTTTTTAAATTTCAATATAATTGTTATAATTGTTTTATCATAAATCTGAAAAAAAGAAATTATGATTATTAAAGAAGTTACAGATAATAAAACAATCAAGCAATTTCATCAAGT
Proteins encoded in this window:
- a CDS encoding CDP-alcohol phosphatidyltransferase family protein, with product MNDKQQPGMLTFAKDLPNICSLLGLLSAVLGIFFAIKGNFPAAIIGVLWAVLFDWYDGIIARKLKGRTKIQGVFGAQLDSMIDIVSFGVLPAIILLSYGNYSIWFMPGAFVIIATSTIRLSYFNIYGLIDSKTYKGLALDNNVLILAFLFLFESLFEHSTFSVVIYILLMILSALNLTSIPTPKFGGKWIYVLVFYVITLTFVFGWILYNKVSYTEIG
- a CDS encoding histidinol-phosphate aminotransferase family protein, which translates into the protein MGNTYKTQAEKYEYISKQHGGYYRHNFTDHAYLYNLYFPPKAVFAHLKDNIQNLVLNYPMAQDALAELIGEIIQQPTERIVVGNGAAEIIKILSGHLAKKIIVPVPSFNEYANVAPKGCVVEFPLEFPSFQLDVDKFAAEAIKAKADMAVVVTPNNPTSMLVPKADLIRLAKKLEMHNCMLIIDESFLDFTDNKEQISLEQDIDKYANMAILKSMSKAYGICGLRIGYLLTANLEFATAVRNGIHIWNINGFAEEFLRILPRYKHEFEASCERVKSDRDIFYKKLSDIEGMTVFKPDANYIFCRLPDTALSGPEVTKRLFIEYNIYIKDSAGKTQPDATRYIRIASRTNEENSKLIEALKNVMYLKTE
- a CDS encoding phosphocholine cytidylyltransferase family protein, which encodes MNINSDNYYGNNRISTALLLAAGTGSRLFPLTKNSPKCLTLVNEKSILERLISNLKKQGFKRLVVVTGYKSKCITDILGNHSGGLSIEYIHSPLYRTTNNIYSLWMARNIINEPFVLLESDLVLNTSLLDEMVLPGKIAVAKMQPWLDGTTVSLNKQNQVTKFHKGTTDTYTDIRYKTVNIYSFSLSSWRAIVMKLNQYISEGSVNCYYETVFTEMVADKSLLFESVLFDQKPWYEIDTINDLAEAEKLFPVELKTRVKLEKTYA